A segment of the Frankineae bacterium MT45 genome:
CCGACGCGGGTGGTCGAACCGGCCGGGTCGCTGCCCTGGTCGGAGTTGCCGAGCTGCATCGAGAAGAACGGGATGGCCAGCGCACCGATGAGGACGAAGGCGGCCAGCGCGAGCTTGAGCGGATTGCGCTCGACGAAGCCCGACCAGCGGTACCAGAAGCCCTCGTGCGGGCCCTCCTGGAACTGCCCGTCGCGGACTGCCGCCCGCGCCTTGCGGGGTAGCACCTTGAGCCCGAGGAAGCCGAGCAGGGCGGGCAGCAGGGTGAGCGAGGCGATCATCGTCAGCGCGACACCGATGGCGGTGGCCAGTGCGACGCCGTAGAGGAAGCTGACGCCGAGCAGCAGCAGGCCGAGAATCGCGATGCAGACGGTCGTCCCGGCGAAGAGCACGGCCCGCCCCGAGGTGTTGATCGAGGCCGCGATCGAGTCTTCGACCGACATGCCCCGAGTCAGATTCCGTCGATGTCGGGTCACGATGAAGAGCGCGTAGTCGATGCCGACGCCCAGCACCATCAAGGTCTGAAGCTGGGTCGCGAAGTCGGCGACGGCCATCGAATGGGTGAGGAGGCTGGTGATCGCCGTACCGCTACCGAGCGCGGCGACGGCGCTGGCCAGCGGCAGCACGGTGGCCCCGACGGTGCGGAAGACGATCGAGAGAATGATCAACGCGGCCGCGAAGCCAACGAGTTCTGGCAGGAAGCTGCTCTTGGCGAAGGAGAGGGCCTGGAAGGCGTTCCCAGTGAACTCGACCTGTAGCTGCGGGTTGCTGGTCTCCAGCTTGGAGAGTTCGTCGGCGAGGCTCTTGACCTTCTTCGGGTCCGGGTTCTGCGACGTCCAACTGATGTTGACCAGGCCGATCGTGCCGTCCTGGCTGGTCAGCGCTGCCTCTTGGGCCTTGGCGGCGGCGCTGGGCGTCTGGGTGGCACCGGCCGGAGCGGTGCAGTCGATCGTGCCGAAGGGCGAGACGATGGTCGAGACGCCGTAGTCCTCGGTGCAGAGCTTCTGCAGGGCCGGCTGCACCTGGGAGTCGAAGTCGGCCACCTTGCCGCTCTTGGCGTGGAGCACGACGGTGCCGGTGGCGCCGTTCTGGGCACCCAGCTTGGCCTTGGCCAGCAGGTTGGAGACGGTGGCCGTCTCGGTGTGGGGGAGTTTGAAGTCGTTCTTGAAGTCAGAGCCGCCGGCGGCCGAGGCAAGCGCCTGCAGCACCACGATGAGTCCGACCCAGCCGAGAACGATCCACCACCGCTTGCGTACCGCGAAACGGGCGAGCTTATCCATCTGTTTTTCTCCGAGATTCTTTGGGCGTTCGCTGCAACTGGAGGTGTAGCAGGGTGGGACTGGCGGCGCGGATGAAGCCTCTCCCCGGTGTGTTTCGCCGCTTTCATTATTCTCAGCGATCCATCAGGACCGCACCCTATTTTTACGCTGTCCGTAACTGGCTGTGAGCAACGACCCTATCGCACCGCTTGCAAGAGTTAGCACCCTGCAAGCACAATGGGGTCATGAACGTTGATGGGCTGCGCGAGCAGGCGAAGCGAGGAGTCGCCATTGGTGACTTCATTCGCGAGCAGCGCGAGCTGGCTCAGGTC
Coding sequences within it:
- a CDS encoding putative drug exporter of the RND superfamily, with the protein product MDKLARFAVRKRWWIVLGWVGLIVVLQALASAAGGSDFKNDFKLPHTETATVSNLLAKAKLGAQNGATGTVVLHAKSGKVADFDSQVQPALQKLCTEDYGVSTIVSPFGTIDCTAPAGATQTPSAAAKAQEAALTSQDGTIGLVNISWTSQNPDPKKVKSLADELSKLETSNPQLQVEFTGNAFQALSFAKSSFLPELVGFAAALIILSIVFRTVGATVLPLASAVAALGSGTAITSLLTHSMAVADFATQLQTLMVLGVGIDYALFIVTRHRRNLTRGMSVEDSIAASINTSGRAVLFAGTTVCIAILGLLLLGVSFLYGVALATAIGVALTMIASLTLLPALLGFLGLKVLPRKARAAVRDGQFQEGPHEGFWYRWSGFVERNPLKLALAAFVLIGALAIPFFSMQLGNSDQGSDPAGSTTRVGYDLIAQGFGPGYNSVLELVVTGPQATDPAYLAKITTTLKVESTVAPDSVQTIPLGKDVALISFKTTTSPQDLKTTDLVKNLRSEILPPLYEGTQNHIYVYGITAIYVDFAKVLASKMPLFFAAVIGLSFLLLMVAFRSLVVPLTAAAMNLLAAAAAFGIVVAIFQWGWFSDALAVGKGGPIEPFLPVMFFAILFGLSMDYQVFLVSRMHEEWVHTKDNRRAITVGQAETGGIITAAALIMIAVFGGFILGDGRIIKLFGFGLASAVFLDAFVLRTVLVPSLMHMFGRANWYFPKWLDRVVPQLSVEPPDEEPSDTEKEPVPV